In Cuculus canorus isolate bCucCan1 chromosome 8, bCucCan1.pri, whole genome shotgun sequence, a single genomic region encodes these proteins:
- the LOC128852853 gene encoding uncharacterized protein LOC128852853 — protein sequence MCFSAETNLSNFGMTCRDLQMLFSWLWTQLHPQEESNDWSSQLCFNDKVTPPGAEAVRPLRTPRRCDLPGWHTQQHVSYKGFPPLLATSSPFSPSPFSPSPFSPSPFSPSPFSPSPFSPSPFSLPRENRHLHAVADCPVWFVNTCS from the exons ATGTGCTTTTCAGCTGAG ACAAACTTGAGCAACTTTGGCATGACATGCAGAGACCTCCAGATGCTTTTCAGCTGGCTGTGGACTCAGTTACACCCACAAGAAGAAAGCAATGACTGGTCAAGTCAACTCTGCTTCAATGACAAAG TCACTCCGCCAGGAGCGGAGGCAGTGAGGCCGCTGCGAACTCCTCGCCGCTGCGATCTGCCAGGTTGGCACACACAACAGCACGTCAGCTACAAAGGCTTTCCCCCTTTACTGGCAACGTCGTCTCCCTTCTCGCCGTCTCCCTTCTCGCCGTCTCCCTTCTCGCCGTCTCCCTTCTCGCCGTCTCCCTTCTCGCCGTCTCCCTTCTCGCcgtctcccttctctctccctagGGAGAACAGGCACTTGCATGCAGTAGCTGACTGTCCGGTTTGGTTTGTGAACACCTGTAGCTGA